From one Paenibacillus sp. FSL K6-1330 genomic stretch:
- a CDS encoding DUF3102 domain-containing protein → MNELALSSDLQVITAEINSYKQIAGQSVFEIGKRLKHVKENDMAHGQFGEWLESIEFNHSTANKMMKAYEEFGNSESIPNLGTAKIFELLSLPESIDRLNFLEQEHVIPSTGESKTANEMTSREFKEVTKALKTAEKSAAEAEQRAQQAEAERALAIQQHTEQQEKLLAQIADLKKKKGRSQEDEAMLQQLSQSNVELTRTIHSLQDELLERNTAMEKRSHDLRKMKESLSKTSAYVVVDLSTALMHFRSIHDQREAIEVAERFWAELDETIAKKRSEWQELMENNISESEANRNERKTIGTVLGRQAVVIDADTTPRSDD, encoded by the coding sequence ATGAACGAACTTGCATTGTCATCGGACCTACAAGTTATCACAGCCGAGATCAACAGCTACAAACAGATAGCCGGACAGTCGGTGTTTGAGATCGGGAAGCGGCTCAAGCACGTGAAAGAAAACGATATGGCACATGGGCAATTCGGAGAATGGCTGGAGAGCATTGAATTTAATCACAGCACTGCAAACAAGATGATGAAGGCTTATGAAGAGTTTGGAAACTCGGAATCGATTCCGAATTTAGGAACCGCCAAAATATTCGAACTCTTATCACTACCTGAATCTATCGATCGTTTAAATTTTCTTGAGCAGGAACATGTTATCCCGTCAACTGGTGAATCAAAAACAGCGAATGAAATGACTTCACGAGAGTTCAAAGAAGTGACCAAGGCCCTTAAAACCGCCGAGAAGTCAGCAGCAGAAGCCGAACAGCGTGCCCAACAAGCGGAGGCAGAACGCGCTCTCGCTATCCAGCAACACACGGAACAGCAGGAGAAACTGCTTGCACAGATCGCTGATCTTAAGAAAAAGAAAGGGCGATCCCAGGAAGACGAAGCCATGCTTCAGCAGTTAAGCCAGAGCAACGTCGAGTTGACTCGGACAATCCACAGTCTTCAGGATGAACTGCTCGAACGAAATACGGCTATGGAGAAGCGAAGTCACGATCTCAGAAAGATGAAGGAAAGCTTGAGTAAAACATCGGCTTACGTAGTGGTAGACCTTTCAACGGCCCTCATGCACTTCCGCTCCATACACGACCAAAGAGAAGCTATTGAGGTTGCAGAACGGTTCTGGGCTGAGTTAGATGAAACCATTGCAAAGAAGCGGTCAGAGTGGCAGGAGTTGATGGAAAACAATATAAGCGAAAGTGAGGCGAACCGTAATGAGCGTAAAACAATTGGAACTGTTCTCGGACGACAAGCAGTCGTTATTGATGCGGATACGACACCTCGAAGCGACGATTGA
- a CDS encoding RecT family recombinase encodes MACIQSRGNRPAHRTSKYRLHQNHSHLGGTYHMANSNTQVMTLTPEIKDAFPLEVLEVIRTSLCPTATDPEFLLFAHKAASYRLDPFKNEIFFIKYGNQARIQFAAEAYLAKAREKEGFQPPDTQTVCTNDNFKARKYKNEKGEDEWEVIEHEVTFPRGAIVGAYSIAYRDGYRPVTIFVDKEHISHVYTGQNKDNWNKWEPDMIGKHAEQRALKKQYGLEFGEENIEQPPLQNVDPYDRKDVTPEAEKHETTTPPKQTGQGDDEAASRMKALKAQVKANYKKLGLTDKEAMGTHMQQFCKVNGTEPTEAELKAYLKIMDMQIQEKQAAEQAEDTLPE; translated from the coding sequence TTGGCTTGTATTCAAAGCAGAGGCAACCGTCCTGCACATCGTACATCGAAATACCGGCTCCACCAAAACCATTCACATTTAGGAGGCACTTATCATATGGCAAATTCTAATACGCAGGTCATGACCCTTACTCCAGAAATCAAGGACGCATTTCCCCTTGAAGTCCTTGAGGTAATCCGCACTTCCCTTTGTCCGACAGCAACGGATCCTGAATTCCTGCTCTTCGCGCATAAGGCAGCGTCATACCGACTTGATCCTTTCAAAAACGAAATCTTTTTCATCAAATACGGGAATCAAGCCCGCATTCAATTTGCGGCTGAGGCGTATCTAGCGAAGGCAAGAGAAAAAGAAGGATTTCAACCACCGGACACACAGACAGTTTGTACCAACGATAATTTCAAGGCGCGAAAGTACAAAAACGAGAAGGGCGAAGACGAATGGGAAGTCATCGAACATGAAGTCACTTTCCCTCGTGGAGCAATCGTTGGAGCGTATTCCATTGCTTATAGAGATGGATACCGCCCTGTGACCATCTTTGTTGATAAAGAACATATCAGTCATGTGTATACCGGTCAAAACAAGGACAATTGGAACAAATGGGAGCCGGATATGATCGGAAAACACGCCGAACAAAGAGCGCTGAAAAAACAGTATGGACTCGAGTTTGGAGAAGAGAACATTGAGCAGCCACCGCTTCAAAATGTCGATCCATACGATCGTAAGGACGTAACTCCAGAAGCTGAAAAGCACGAAACAACAACTCCTCCTAAGCAAACCGGGCAGGGTGATGACGAAGCTGCCTCGCGTATGAAAGCACTCAAGGCACAGGTCAAGGCTAACTACAAGAAACTGGGGCTTACGGATAAGGAAGCTATGGGCACGCACATGCAGCAGTTCTGCAAGGTTAACGGTACTGAGCCTACGGAGGCCGAGCTAAAGGCATACCTTAAGATCATGGACATGCAAATCCAAGAAAAACAGGCAGCTGAGCAGGCAGAAGACACGCTCCCAGAATAA
- a CDS encoding helix-turn-helix domain-containing protein — MGSLEELPPVLEVSHIQKFLKIGKNQAYDLCNSGQFHVVKVGRSIKISREVFVNWLNGNNEEKLGN, encoded by the coding sequence ATGGGCTCGTTAGAGGAACTTCCACCAGTGCTTGAGGTATCGCATATTCAAAAATTCCTGAAGATAGGAAAGAACCAAGCTTATGATTTGTGTAACTCGGGACAGTTTCATGTGGTTAAGGTTGGACGATCGATAAAAATATCGAGAGAAGTCTTTGTTAACTGGTTAAACGGGAACAATGAAGAAAAGCTAGGGAATTAA
- a CDS encoding AAA family ATPase, whose protein sequence is MSQFKLIEGKCHNFNAHRDLSVKFGDLTKITGDNEEGKSSVLEIPTWTLYGTDTFGSKMDPTPTNYKYDHVMAETLLEVDGKLLKFGRGIEKGKATYYINDVPSKASDFEEIVKSLIDKDLFLALFNPLYFFSLHWERQRELMLRYSTPPTLKEVFAEMSRTSPDQKLKDIKLNPQAEKLAELVKKHTLPQLEEIHKKNKNDKDTAHKKAQGRTETLEEQFRQLPDVPEDIEAIKVEDAELVKQVKAIHAKIELADEPKRKQAVLEGTLENVRQQVAAAKARYMKVHGEEIAEECSTCKRPFDETAKQAAEANKEERKKPLREEHDKLVARRKELEEELAAVELVDVSELWEQMRALEQRRDATAEVIGWYNRRQSLQADLAKALADEAATLASRNESIFILDAIKAYEAKAAELQAAKVQGLFQTITIRLFKQQKNGDIKPDFVIERYGKAPTQFSLSEGIRAGLEARDVISEQSGWISPCFIDNKESITHYKAPRGQLILCQVIEGKPLTIESEELSHENHQ, encoded by the coding sequence ATGAGTCAATTCAAGCTAATTGAGGGCAAGTGTCATAACTTTAATGCCCACCGTGATCTAAGCGTTAAGTTTGGCGACCTGACCAAGATCACGGGGGACAACGAGGAAGGAAAGTCCAGTGTTCTGGAAATTCCCACATGGACATTGTACGGCACGGACACCTTCGGGAGCAAGATGGACCCGACCCCTACGAATTACAAATACGATCATGTCATGGCTGAAACGTTGCTAGAAGTGGACGGCAAGCTGCTCAAATTCGGTCGCGGGATCGAGAAGGGGAAGGCCACCTATTACATCAACGATGTGCCAAGCAAAGCGAGCGACTTCGAGGAGATCGTTAAATCTCTGATCGATAAGGACCTGTTTCTGGCGTTGTTTAATCCCCTGTATTTCTTCTCGCTTCATTGGGAGAGACAGCGTGAATTAATGCTCCGCTACTCGACGCCGCCGACGCTTAAGGAAGTATTCGCTGAAATGAGCCGGACATCGCCGGATCAGAAGTTGAAGGACATCAAACTCAACCCTCAAGCTGAAAAGCTGGCCGAGCTGGTAAAGAAGCACACGCTGCCACAGCTTGAGGAAATCCATAAGAAGAATAAGAACGATAAGGACACCGCACATAAAAAGGCACAGGGCCGAACGGAGACGCTCGAAGAGCAGTTCCGGCAGCTACCGGATGTACCGGAAGACATTGAGGCGATCAAGGTGGAAGACGCTGAACTGGTCAAGCAGGTCAAAGCTATCCATGCCAAGATCGAGCTGGCTGACGAGCCTAAACGGAAGCAGGCAGTGCTTGAGGGGACGCTCGAAAATGTCCGGCAACAGGTTGCTGCTGCCAAGGCCCGATACATGAAGGTTCATGGTGAAGAGATCGCGGAGGAATGTTCCACTTGTAAGCGGCCATTTGACGAGACAGCCAAGCAAGCTGCTGAAGCCAATAAAGAAGAGCGGAAGAAGCCGCTGCGGGAAGAGCATGACAAACTGGTAGCCCGTCGCAAGGAGCTCGAGGAGGAACTGGCGGCTGTGGAGTTGGTGGATGTATCCGAGCTTTGGGAGCAGATGCGGGCCTTGGAGCAGCGCCGGGACGCAACAGCAGAGGTGATTGGCTGGTATAACCGTCGCCAGAGCCTGCAAGCCGATCTAGCAAAGGCTCTGGCAGACGAGGCAGCTACACTGGCGAGCCGAAACGAGTCCATCTTTATCTTGGACGCTATCAAGGCATATGAAGCTAAAGCAGCTGAGTTGCAGGCAGCCAAGGTTCAAGGTCTTTTCCAAACAATCACAATCCGATTGTTCAAACAACAAAAGAACGGCGACATCAAACCGGATTTTGTGATCGAACGATACGGTAAGGCACCGACGCAGTTCTCCCTATCAGAGGGAATTCGGGCTGGATTGGAAGCCCGGGACGTTATCAGCGAGCAGAGTGGATGGATCTCCCCTTGCTTTATTGACAACAAGGAGAGCATCACGCACTACAAGGCTCCACGAGGGCAACTGATCTTGTGCCAAGTCATTGAAGGAAAACCACTAACAATCGAATCGGAGGAATTATCCCATGAAAATCACCAATAA
- a CDS encoding replicative DNA helicase, whose protein sequence is MSFEAEQAVLGSILKNPELLDDCYLRPDDFDPEGNNGLVFEALSWAQEAFSNKPGVKYPFDPVLLAEHWGAQLSKIGGNTYLMHLRNAVPSTSNFDHYQKIVREASIENRAARVMREVLNGGKLNLSSVRESLEHLEELQGQTLVDGMKKVSEVLDGHHKVVMARGSRAGLTGARSASNDFNEMSGGHQKQDVTIVAARPSIGKTAYIVNDSRSSAESGYTVGIFSAEMPRVDVAERHVCTIGGIDGKKVRSGRLTENDWDSYSKALSILDNLPIYIDDTPGMTIEYIRRQVKAMKKKHKNLIIYIDYLQLIESEKKFSQNADRVNYVSKQLKQIARTFDVPVIAISSVGRKCEDRQDKRPMMSDLRESGNIEFDADVIMFLYRDDYYYPDTIRKGIIELIIAKGRKIGTATLEMVFDRKTGRFINLSKEDKEKLAERVREHEQAHSKRRAV, encoded by the coding sequence ATGAGTTTTGAGGCAGAACAGGCCGTGCTTGGCTCAATCCTTAAGAATCCTGAACTACTTGATGACTGCTATCTCCGGCCGGATGACTTCGATCCAGAAGGAAATAACGGGCTGGTTTTTGAGGCTCTGAGTTGGGCACAGGAAGCATTCTCGAACAAACCAGGGGTAAAGTACCCATTCGATCCTGTGCTGCTTGCGGAACATTGGGGGGCGCAACTCTCTAAAATCGGGGGCAACACATATCTGATGCATCTTCGGAATGCAGTCCCATCGACTTCAAATTTTGATCATTATCAAAAGATCGTTCGGGAAGCAAGTATTGAGAATCGAGCCGCCCGTGTAATGCGTGAAGTTTTAAACGGGGGCAAACTGAATCTCAGTTCCGTGCGGGAGAGTCTTGAGCATTTGGAAGAACTCCAAGGCCAGACGTTAGTGGATGGGATGAAGAAGGTCTCTGAAGTCCTAGATGGTCATCACAAGGTGGTCATGGCACGCGGCAGCCGTGCCGGACTGACCGGAGCGAGATCGGCCAGTAATGACTTCAACGAGATGTCTGGCGGTCATCAGAAACAGGATGTAACCATCGTAGCTGCCCGCCCAAGTATCGGGAAGACCGCGTATATCGTCAACGATTCCCGATCGTCTGCTGAGAGTGGATATACAGTAGGTATATTCTCCGCAGAGATGCCGCGCGTGGATGTGGCTGAACGGCATGTGTGCACGATCGGCGGGATTGATGGTAAGAAAGTCCGTTCTGGTCGCTTAACTGAGAATGACTGGGATAGCTACAGCAAAGCACTTTCAATCCTTGATAACTTGCCGATCTACATCGACGATACACCAGGAATGACCATCGAATATATCCGTCGGCAGGTTAAGGCGATGAAGAAAAAGCACAAGAACCTGATCATTTACATCGACTACTTGCAGTTGATCGAGAGTGAAAAGAAATTTAGCCAGAACGCAGACCGCGTGAATTACGTCTCCAAGCAGCTCAAGCAGATTGCCCGAACATTTGATGTGCCGGTAATCGCCATCAGTTCCGTTGGCCGGAAGTGCGAGGACCGCCAGGATAAGCGTCCTATGATGAGTGATCTTCGTGAATCTGGAAACATCGAGTTCGACGCCGATGTCATCATGTTCCTATACCGGGATGACTACTATTACCCAGACACCATCCGAAAAGGAATCATCGAATTGATTATAGCTAAGGGGCGGAAGATCGGGACGGCAACGCTGGAGATGGTCTTCGATCGAAAGACCGGGCGCTTTATCAATCTGAGTAAGGAAGACAAGGAGAAGCTGGCGGAAAGGGTGAGGGAGCATGAGCAAGCTCATTCAAAGCGAAGAGCAGTATAA
- a CDS encoding BRO family protein: MNIRTENWLGHEIRFVEKVPGEWWAVAKDVAVALGYRDAFNMTRNLDAEEQGTHKVSMDTTSRKMTVISEMGIYEAIFNSERPEAKDFKKWVKQVMKEIRKSTGLEGFQIFRMLDKEHQKEAMQQLKASLRHPVRVDFIKANTIANKAVSNRFGHPKMLKKEQMTPNMLVFRQDVLEDTVNLMGVKEKFDLDIPVSTTIYSKYLN; the protein is encoded by the coding sequence ATGAACATCCGCACTGAGAATTGGCTTGGTCACGAAATAAGGTTTGTTGAAAAGGTGCCTGGTGAATGGTGGGCAGTTGCCAAGGATGTCGCCGTAGCTCTTGGATATAGAGATGCTTTTAATATGACACGTAATCTTGATGCAGAGGAACAAGGTACTCATAAAGTGAGTATGGATACAACTTCCAGAAAAATGACGGTCATTTCTGAAATGGGTATCTATGAAGCGATCTTCAACAGTGAACGTCCAGAGGCTAAGGATTTCAAGAAATGGGTCAAGCAAGTCATGAAGGAGATACGCAAATCAACCGGCCTCGAAGGATTTCAGATCTTCCGCATGTTGGACAAGGAGCATCAGAAAGAAGCCATGCAGCAACTGAAAGCATCGTTACGTCATCCGGTCCGTGTGGATTTCATCAAGGCAAACACCATTGCAAACAAAGCAGTTTCGAACCGGTTCGGACACCCCAAGATGCTCAAAAAGGAACAAATGACTCCTAATATGCTGGTGTTCCGTCAGGACGTACTGGAGGACACGGTGAACCTGATGGGCGTGAAAGAGAAGTTCGATCTAGATATTCCGGTTTCCACCACGATCTATAGCAAGTATCTGAATTGA
- a CDS encoding ArpU family phage packaging/lysis transcriptional regulator: MKQMAFELPELDRKKTREAVEAALEKYRLFKSIAFEEREAQVTAAWSDMPKGFTGTTSDQTASIATHNVDVPAARRAYCERIERAVGRLPRRERQLISERYLNIDCDYDYVVYNQVIDPPISETTYYQRKWKAFYKLALSLNIQVVKEDKKGMESENGGVK; encoded by the coding sequence ATGAAGCAGATGGCATTCGAATTGCCTGAACTGGATCGGAAGAAAACGAGGGAAGCTGTAGAGGCTGCATTGGAGAAGTACCGGCTATTCAAGTCAATAGCATTTGAAGAACGAGAAGCGCAAGTAACCGCTGCGTGGTCTGATATGCCCAAGGGTTTTACAGGCACCACGAGTGACCAAACAGCGAGTATCGCAACTCACAATGTAGATGTTCCAGCTGCCCGCCGCGCATACTGCGAGAGGATCGAAAGGGCAGTCGGTAGATTACCCAGAAGAGAGCGACAACTGATTTCAGAGCGCTATTTGAACATAGATTGTGATTATGATTATGTCGTATACAACCAAGTGATTGATCCACCGATCAGCGAGACGACTTATTACCAACGAAAGTGGAAGGCTTTTTATAAGCTGGCACTAAGTCTTAACATACAGGTTGTCAAAGAAGATAAAAAGGGAATGGAAAGTGAAAATGGGGGCGTCAAGTAA
- a CDS encoding replicative helicase loader/inhibitor has translation MKYIAGAYRSFRTADDDQAEQEVAVWHDILQDIPNQLAMEKTRELCRVNTQFPPTPAAIYQACQVQPRSFYELQRAEEEADRLALAEYNEKAVPMPDRIRVQLEQMLERKKVGRQ, from the coding sequence ATGAAGTACATCGCGGGGGCTTACCGGAGCTTCCGGACGGCCGATGATGATCAAGCCGAGCAAGAGGTAGCGGTTTGGCATGATATCCTTCAGGACATCCCGAACCAGTTGGCGATGGAAAAGACAAGGGAACTTTGCCGGGTAAATACCCAGTTTCCTCCCACTCCAGCTGCAATATATCAAGCATGCCAGGTGCAGCCCCGATCGTTCTATGAGCTCCAGCGCGCCGAAGAAGAAGCTGATCGGCTGGCCTTGGCTGAATACAATGAGAAAGCAGTGCCGATGCCGGATCGAATACGGGTCCAACTTGAGCAAATGCTGGAGAGGAAGAAGGTGGGGCGGCAATGA
- a CDS encoding MBL fold metallo-hydrolase — protein MKVDILASGSAGNCVAITTRGQTILIDAGVPKTKIEKRLLEVGIRPDHITAIFITHAHGDHTKGLPLANKFRIPVWATEGEWKGISGVDEDLRRTAETRFGKYEMIEFGGVHVYPFETYHDAYEPVGYAIEDDDRNRCCVVFDTGKWTEEMLEYMEGSHYVLIEANHDPDLVEMCNRPDSIKARILSDLGHLSNEQTATVLKRLIRGRGERIYLTHLSGDNNTPQLAEMTVKMALRQRGFEAGKHYHLEVV, from the coding sequence ATGAAGGTTGATATCCTCGCCTCCGGCAGTGCTGGGAACTGCGTAGCGATTACAACTCGCGGACAAACAATCCTGATCGATGCTGGAGTGCCAAAAACTAAAATCGAAAAGCGTTTGCTGGAAGTCGGCATCCGGCCCGATCACATCACTGCAATTTTCATTACCCACGCTCACGGAGACCACACCAAAGGGCTGCCGCTTGCGAATAAATTCCGGATCCCGGTATGGGCCACGGAAGGAGAATGGAAAGGGATATCCGGCGTGGATGAAGACCTTCGGCGGACCGCAGAAACCCGGTTCGGCAAATACGAGATGATTGAGTTTGGCGGCGTGCATGTGTATCCCTTCGAAACATACCATGACGCCTATGAGCCAGTCGGGTATGCGATAGAGGACGATGATCGAAACCGTTGCTGCGTTGTCTTTGACACCGGGAAATGGACGGAGGAAATGCTGGAGTACATGGAGGGCAGCCATTACGTATTGATCGAGGCCAACCACGATCCCGATCTGGTCGAGATGTGCAACCGGCCCGACAGCATCAAAGCCCGCATCCTCTCCGATCTCGGCCATCTGAGCAACGAGCAGACGGCTACGGTCTTGAAACGGTTAATCCGGGGCCGCGGCGAGCGGATATACCTGACGCACTTATCGGGAGATAACAATACCCCGCAGCTGGCGGAGATGACCGTGAAGATGGCGCTCCGGCAGCGTGGATTCGAAGCAGGAAAACATTATCACTTGGAGGTGGTTTAG
- a CDS encoding site-specific DNA-methyltransferase has protein sequence MPQLEAESFNTCVTSPPYWGLRDYGLTPTYWPEVTYTPMPGLPPVTVPEWTGCLGLEPTPEIFVAHMVLVFREVWRLLRKDGTLWMNFGDAYATTGYKTHDSSNYDVGGWDSDRRGQNVSRTAVSGIKVKDLIGIPWRVVFALQAEGWYVRSDIIWSKPNPMPESIKDRPTKAHEYIFLLSKSDKYYYDHEAIKEPGVQNEWANGFRGGAYVHESTFDNQEGGKRKAKGNIRVGTGVGFGHGTDAKARGRERIKSHSFARSVKDSPPPGQPSQHRPDREDIEYNGMRNKRTVWTVATQPFPEAHFATFPEKLIEPCILAGAPVGGRVLDPFGGSGTTLKVSLENNRECTIIEMGPQYVEIAERRTAVVQPVLEI, from the coding sequence ATGCCGCAGCTCGAGGCAGAATCATTTAACACATGTGTGACATCTCCCCCATATTGGGGGCTGCGGGATTACGGTCTTACTCCGACATACTGGCCGGAAGTGACATATACGCCTATGCCGGGACTTCCGCCCGTGACCGTTCCGGAGTGGACCGGATGCCTTGGTCTAGAGCCGACGCCAGAAATTTTTGTCGCTCATATGGTCTTGGTCTTCCGGGAGGTCTGGCGGCTGCTAAGGAAGGACGGGACACTTTGGATGAACTTCGGGGACGCATACGCCACCACGGGTTATAAGACACATGACTCTTCGAATTACGATGTTGGAGGATGGGACTCAGACCGAAGGGGACAGAACGTTTCCAGAACTGCGGTATCCGGTATAAAGGTCAAGGATTTAATAGGGATTCCGTGGAGAGTAGTCTTTGCTCTCCAGGCCGAAGGATGGTATGTCCGAAGTGACATCATTTGGTCAAAGCCAAACCCGATGCCGGAGAGCATCAAGGACCGACCCACCAAGGCGCATGAATATATCTTCTTACTGTCGAAATCGGATAAGTACTATTACGATCATGAGGCAATCAAGGAGCCCGGCGTACAGAATGAATGGGCGAATGGTTTCCGAGGGGGGGCATATGTACACGAAAGCACCTTTGATAATCAGGAAGGCGGCAAGCGAAAGGCAAAAGGGAATATTCGTGTCGGTACCGGAGTCGGTTTTGGACATGGCACAGATGCCAAGGCAAGGGGACGCGAAAGGATTAAATCCCATTCCTTTGCGAGATCAGTCAAAGACTCCCCTCCCCCAGGGCAGCCATCGCAGCACAGACCAGATAGAGAGGATATAGAGTATAACGGCATGCGTAACAAACGAACGGTTTGGACAGTGGCCACTCAGCCATTCCCGGAAGCACACTTCGCCACCTTCCCTGAAAAGCTCATTGAGCCATGCATATTGGCAGGCGCTCCGGTCGGAGGCAGGGTCCTCGATCCCTTCGGCGGATCCGGAACGACTCTGAAAGTTTCACTGGAGAATAACCGGGAATGCACCATCATCGAGATGGGGCCGCAGTATGTAGAGATTGCAGAGCGGCGGACGGCGGTTGTGCAGCCCGTTTTAGAAATCTGA
- a CDS encoding ORF6C domain-containing protein: protein MRIRHLEATIDNYRNRMPISNQERKVVRKQGKTKVISLLGEPHTESYKERYRLVFSNLYSDVKEQFHVNTLDEILEIHFTKAIHFINDWQPKEPLKLPQACFLCEERPGTLDTGEGFICQDCAQIMGEFAH, encoded by the coding sequence ATGCGGATACGACACCTCGAAGCGACGATTGATAATTACCGGAACCGCATGCCGATCAGCAATCAGGAGCGTAAGGTAGTACGGAAACAAGGCAAGACGAAGGTAATCTCACTACTTGGAGAACCCCATACAGAGTCATACAAAGAAAGATACAGATTGGTGTTTTCAAATCTATACAGCGATGTAAAGGAACAATTCCATGTAAATACATTGGATGAAATTCTCGAAATCCACTTCACCAAAGCGATCCACTTTATAAATGATTGGCAGCCGAAAGAGCCTCTGAAGCTTCCACAGGCCTGCTTCCTCTGTGAAGAACGACCCGGCACACTGGACACGGGCGAAGGCTTCATATGCCAGGATTGTGCACAGATCATGGGCGAATTCGCTCATTAG
- a CDS encoding LuxR C-terminal-related transcriptional regulator: MKGTDHNSKFLLTHREREVFELLVQDKTTRDIAGQLFISEKTVRNHISNVMQKLNVKGRSQAVVELIKLGELKI, from the coding sequence TTGAAGGGGACCGACCATAACAGCAAGTTCTTGTTAACCCACCGTGAACGCGAAGTATTTGAATTGCTAGTACAGGATAAAACGACTCGCGATATCGCCGGGCAGTTGTTTATTAGCGAAAAGACGGTGCGTAACCACATCTCCAATGTCATGCAGAAGTTAAACGTCAAGGGCCGTTCGCAAGCTGTCGTTGAGTTGATAAAACTCGGTGAGTTGAAGATCTGA